In Verrucomicrobiia bacterium, one genomic interval encodes:
- a CDS encoding Trm112 family protein, whose product MIDPDFLKILACPETKQPLSLADDATVAALNAKIQSGALQNRAGQNVSEKVDAALVREDRKYLYPVREDIPIMLIDEAISLDLLR is encoded by the coding sequence ATGATCGACCCCGATTTCCTGAAAATCCTGGCCTGCCCCGAAACCAAGCAGCCCCTCAGCCTGGCCGACGACGCGACCGTCGCCGCGCTCAATGCGAAGATCCAGTCCGGCGCGCTCCAGAACCGCGCGGGGCAGAACGTTTCCGAAAAAGTCGACGCCGCCCTCGTCCGCGAAGACCGCAAATACCTGTATCCTGTGCGGGAAGACATCCCGATCATGCTGATCGACGAGGCCATCTCCCTCGACCTGCTGCGCTGA
- the rpmG gene encoding 50S ribosomal protein L33: MAKEGARSNVHLKSPESGFMYTVSKNKRNNPERLELRKYDPIVRKHVVFKEKK, encoded by the coding sequence ATGGCAAAAGAAGGAGCGCGCAGTAACGTGCATCTCAAGAGCCCGGAAAGCGGTTTCATGTACACCGTTTCGAAGAACAAACGGAACAATCCGGAACGCCTTGAGCTCCGCAAGTACGACCCGATCGTGCGCAAGCACGTCGTGTTCAAAGAAAAGAAGTAA
- the thrH gene encoding bifunctional phosphoserine phosphatase/homoserine phosphotransferase ThrH — protein sequence MKICCLDLEGVLVPEIWIRVAEKTRIKELRITTRDWPDYDKLMKYRIGILKERGIRLKDIQKVIAGIGPLPGAKKFLDALRAQREVIILSDTFYEFAAPLMRQLDMPTLFCNYLSVDKKGFIKDYHLRIRNGKEKAVKALRKLNFYIKAAGDSYNDLTMLRAANQGILFNPPESIRKECPQFRVATKHAELLKLLLA from the coding sequence ATGAAGATCTGCTGTCTCGATCTGGAAGGCGTGCTCGTTCCGGAAATCTGGATCCGCGTGGCGGAGAAGACCCGGATCAAGGAACTGCGCATCACGACGCGCGACTGGCCGGATTACGACAAGCTGATGAAGTACCGGATCGGCATCCTGAAGGAGCGGGGCATCCGGCTGAAAGACATCCAGAAGGTGATCGCGGGCATCGGCCCTTTGCCCGGCGCCAAGAAGTTCCTGGACGCCCTGCGCGCCCAGCGGGAAGTGATCATCCTGTCGGACACGTTTTACGAATTCGCGGCGCCGCTCATGCGGCAGCTCGATATGCCGACGCTCTTTTGCAATTATCTGTCGGTGGACAAGAAAGGCTTTATCAAGGATTACCACCTGCGCATCCGCAACGGCAAGGAAAAGGCCGTGAAGGCGCTCAGGAAGCTCAATTTTTACATCAAGGCGGCAGGGGACTCGTACAACGATCTGACGATGCTCCGCGCCGCGAACCAGGGGATTTTGTTTAACCCGCCGGAATCCATCCGGAAAGAATGCCCGCAGTTCCGCGTGGCGACAAAGCACGCGGAACTTTTGAAGCTGTTGCTGGCTTAG